One segment of Streptomyces sp. XD-27 DNA contains the following:
- a CDS encoding TerB family tellurite resistance protein → MVHAESRHTRDLCVVGVRTLWRTVGDGEFFCTGCGGDRNYRRRTGRRRIVVLGVPLLPRGQVAPVVECTSCRGRFGTEALDHPTTTRFSAMLRDAVHTVALAVLAAGGTDARPVRQAAVGAVRAAGFADCSEEQLLALIEALAADTGRLPGMCSQSPGSGAGALDPCGTALAIELHEALEPLAPHLAPAGRETILLQGARIAVADGPYRPAERAVLETVGRALSICPDDTERLLAATRTPS, encoded by the coding sequence GTGGTGCACGCGGAAAGCCGGCACACCCGCGACCTGTGCGTCGTGGGTGTCCGCACGCTCTGGAGGACCGTCGGCGACGGCGAGTTCTTCTGCACCGGCTGCGGTGGTGACCGCAACTACCGGCGCCGGACCGGCCGCCGCCGCATCGTGGTCCTCGGCGTCCCGCTGCTCCCGCGCGGCCAGGTCGCGCCGGTCGTGGAGTGCACCTCGTGCCGGGGCCGGTTCGGCACCGAGGCCCTCGACCACCCCACCACCACCCGGTTCTCCGCGATGCTGCGGGACGCCGTGCACACCGTGGCGCTCGCCGTGCTCGCCGCGGGCGGCACCGACGCCCGCCCGGTGCGGCAGGCCGCCGTCGGCGCGGTGCGCGCCGCGGGCTTCGCCGACTGCAGCGAGGAGCAGCTGCTCGCCCTCATCGAGGCCCTCGCCGCCGACACCGGCCGGCTGCCCGGCATGTGCTCCCAGAGCCCCGGGAGCGGAGCCGGGGCCCTCGACCCGTGCGGCACCGCGCTCGCCATAGAGCTGCACGAGGCCCTGGAGCCGCTGGCGCCGCACCTGGCCCCGGCCGGGCGGGAGACCATCCTGCTGCAGGGCGCGCGGATCGCGGTCGCCGACGGACCGTACCGGCCCGCGGAGCGCGCGGTGCTGGAGACGGTGGGCAGGGCGCTGTCGATCTGCCCCGACGACACGGAACGGCTGCTGGCGGCCACGCGTACGCCGTCGTGA
- the leuA gene encoding 2-isopropylmalate synthase → MTSTPENTVGRPTPITAATVTQKPSGMPIHKYGRYEAVDIPDRTWPDHRITVAPRWLSTDLRDGNQALIDPMSPARKREMFDLLVRMGYKEIEVGFPSSGQTDFDFVRSIIEEGAIPEDVTISVLTQAREELIERTVESLVGAHRATVHLYNATAPVFRRVVFRGSREQVRQIAVDGTRLVMEYADKLLGDETVFGYQYSPEIFTDTELDFALEVCEGVMDVWQPEEGREIILNLPATVERSTPSTHADRFEWMSRNLSRREHICLSVHPHNDRGTAVAAAELAIMAGADRIEGCLFGQGERTGNVDLVTLGMNLFSQGVDPQIDFSQIDEVRRTAEYCNQMEIHPRHPYAGDLVYTAFSGSHQDAIKKGFEAMEVSAKEQGKTVDEIEWAVPYLPIDPKDVGRSYEAVIRVNSQSGKGGIAYVLKNDHKLDLPRRMQIEFSKTIQAKTDAEGGEITPAQIWDTFQDEYLPNPDNPEARWGRIQLRTGQTTTDTDGTDTLTVEAVVDGVPTVLTGSGNGPISAFFDALAAIGVDARLLDYQEHTMSEGASAQAASYIECAIDGKVLWGMGIDANTTRASLKAVVSAVNRSER, encoded by the coding sequence ATGACCTCCACGCCTGAGAACACCGTCGGCCGCCCCACCCCCATCACGGCGGCGACCGTCACTCAGAAGCCGTCCGGGATGCCGATCCACAAGTACGGCCGGTACGAGGCCGTCGACATCCCCGACCGCACCTGGCCGGACCATCGCATCACCGTCGCCCCCCGCTGGCTCTCCACCGACCTGCGCGACGGCAACCAGGCCCTGATCGACCCGATGTCCCCGGCCCGCAAGCGCGAGATGTTCGACCTGCTGGTACGGATGGGCTACAAGGAGATCGAGGTCGGCTTCCCCTCCTCGGGCCAGACCGACTTCGACTTCGTCCGGTCGATCATCGAAGAGGGCGCGATCCCCGAGGACGTGACGATCTCCGTCCTGACCCAGGCGCGCGAGGAACTGATCGAGCGGACCGTGGAATCCCTGGTCGGCGCGCACCGCGCGACGGTCCACCTGTACAACGCCACCGCCCCGGTCTTCCGCCGGGTGGTCTTCCGCGGCTCCCGCGAGCAGGTCAGGCAGATCGCGGTCGACGGCACCCGGCTGGTCATGGAGTACGCCGACAAGCTGCTGGGCGACGAGACCGTCTTCGGCTACCAGTACAGCCCGGAGATCTTCACCGACACCGAGCTGGACTTCGCGCTGGAGGTCTGCGAGGGCGTCATGGACGTCTGGCAGCCGGAGGAGGGGCGCGAGATCATCCTCAACCTGCCCGCCACCGTGGAGCGCTCCACCCCGTCGACGCACGCCGACCGCTTCGAGTGGATGTCGCGCAACCTGTCGCGGCGCGAGCACATCTGCCTGTCGGTCCACCCGCACAACGACCGGGGCACCGCCGTCGCCGCCGCCGAGCTGGCCATCATGGCGGGCGCCGACCGGATCGAGGGCTGCCTGTTCGGGCAGGGCGAGCGGACCGGCAACGTCGACCTCGTCACCCTGGGCATGAACCTGTTCAGCCAGGGGGTGGACCCGCAGATCGACTTCTCGCAGATCGACGAGGTCCGCCGTACCGCCGAGTACTGCAACCAGATGGAGATCCACCCGCGCCACCCCTACGCGGGCGACCTGGTCTACACCGCCTTCTCCGGCTCCCACCAGGACGCCATCAAGAAGGGTTTCGAGGCCATGGAGGTCTCGGCGAAGGAGCAGGGCAAGACGGTCGACGAGATCGAGTGGGCCGTCCCCTACCTGCCGATCGACCCCAAGGACGTGGGCCGGTCCTACGAGGCGGTCATCCGGGTCAACTCGCAGTCCGGCAAGGGCGGTATCGCCTACGTCCTGAAGAATGACCACAAGCTGGACCTGCCGCGCCGGATGCAGATCGAGTTCTCCAAGACGATTCAGGCCAAGACCGACGCCGAGGGCGGCGAGATCACCCCGGCCCAGATCTGGGACACCTTCCAGGACGAGTACCTGCCGAACCCGGACAACCCCGAGGCCCGCTGGGGCCGCATCCAGCTGCGGACCGGGCAGACCACCACGGACACCGACGGCACGGACACCCTGACCGTCGAGGCGGTCGTGGACGGCGTCCCGACGGTGCTGACCGGCTCCGGCAACGGTCCGATCTCCGCGTTCTTCGACGCGCTGGCCGCCATCGGCGTGGACGCCCGGCTGCTGGACTACCAGGAGCACACGATGAGCGAGGGCGCCAGCGCCCAGGCCGCGTCGTACATCGAGTGCGCGATCGACGGCAAGGTGCTGTGGGGCATGGGCATCGACGCCAACACCACGCGCGCCTCGCTCAAGGCCGTCGTCTCGGCGGTCAACCGGTCGGAGCGCTGA
- a CDS encoding protealysin inhibitor emfourin: MRITVIRSGGFAGITRRAELDTTDRPDARHVEALAHQALETDQGAAPRGVPDGFRYEITVDGSRTAHCADPHLSDAQRELVRTVLKEGA; this comes from the coding sequence ATGCGAATCACCGTGATCCGTTCCGGCGGCTTCGCCGGTATCACGCGCCGGGCGGAGCTGGACACCACCGACCGACCCGACGCCCGCCATGTGGAGGCCCTGGCGCACCAGGCCCTGGAGACGGACCAGGGCGCGGCGCCGCGCGGCGTGCCCGACGGCTTCCGCTACGAGATCACCGTGGACGGCAGCCGCACGGCGCACTGCGCCGACCCGCACCTGAGCGACGCCCAGCGCGAGCTGGTCCGTACGGTGCTCAAGGAAGGCGCGTGA
- the era gene encoding GTPase Era, with amino-acid sequence MSARTPQSSESAAPGGTDAPHRAGFACFVGRPNAGKSTLTNALVGTKVAITSNRPQTTRHTVRGIVHRPDAQLVLVDTPGLHKPRTLLGERLNDVVRTTWAEVDVIGFCLPADQKLGPGDRYIATELAGIKKTPKVAIVTKTDLVDSKRLAEQLIAIDRLGQELGIEWAEIIPVSAVGDNQVGLLADLLVPMLPESPALYPEGDLTDEPEQVMVAELIREAALEGVRDELPHSIAVVVEEMLPREDRPADRPLLDIHANVYIERPSQKGIIIGPKGRRLKEVGTKSRKHIEALLGTPVFLDLHVKVAKDWQRDPKQLRKLGF; translated from the coding sequence ATGAGCGCTCGTACCCCGCAATCCTCCGAGTCCGCCGCGCCCGGTGGCACCGACGCCCCGCACCGCGCGGGCTTCGCCTGCTTCGTCGGCCGCCCCAACGCGGGCAAGTCCACCCTCACGAACGCTCTGGTCGGCACGAAGGTCGCCATCACCTCCAACCGGCCGCAGACCACCCGGCACACCGTGCGCGGCATCGTGCACCGCCCGGACGCCCAGCTGGTGCTGGTCGACACCCCCGGGCTGCACAAGCCGCGCACCCTGCTCGGCGAGCGCCTCAACGACGTCGTACGGACCACGTGGGCGGAGGTCGACGTGATCGGCTTCTGCCTGCCCGCCGACCAGAAGCTCGGCCCCGGCGACCGCTACATCGCCACCGAGCTGGCCGGGATCAAGAAGACCCCGAAGGTCGCGATCGTCACCAAGACCGACCTGGTGGACTCCAAGCGGCTCGCGGAGCAGCTGATCGCCATCGACCGGCTCGGCCAGGAGCTGGGCATCGAGTGGGCCGAGATCATCCCGGTGTCGGCGGTCGGCGACAACCAGGTGGGCCTGCTGGCCGACCTTCTGGTCCCGATGCTGCCGGAGAGCCCGGCGCTCTACCCCGAGGGCGACCTGACCGACGAGCCCGAGCAGGTCATGGTGGCCGAGCTGATCCGGGAGGCGGCGCTGGAGGGCGTACGGGACGAGCTCCCGCACTCCATCGCCGTGGTGGTCGAGGAGATGCTGCCGCGCGAGGACCGCCCCGCCGACCGCCCGCTGCTCGACATCCACGCGAACGTCTACATCGAGCGCCCCAGCCAGAAGGGGATCATCATCGGCCCCAAGGGCCGGCGCCTGAAGGAGGTCGGGACCAAGTCGCGCAAGCACATCGAGGCGCTGCTGGGCACCCCGGTCTTCCTCGATCTGCACGTGAAGGTCGCCAAGGACTGGCAGCGCGACCCCAAGCAGCTCCGCAAGCTGGGCTTCTAG
- a CDS encoding cytidine deaminase: MSEAAPLDAENLKIITLARAARARNGVPEGAAVRDETGRTYVAGTVALDSLRLSALRTAVAMAVASGAASLEAAAVVSTADAVSDEDRAAVRDLGGPGTPVLLAGPDGALRGTAQA, encoded by the coding sequence ATGAGCGAAGCTGCCCCGCTGGACGCGGAAAACCTCAAGATCATCACGCTGGCCCGCGCCGCGCGCGCCCGCAACGGCGTCCCCGAGGGCGCGGCGGTGCGCGACGAGACCGGTCGCACCTACGTCGCCGGCACCGTCGCGCTGGACTCGCTGCGGCTGAGCGCCCTGCGCACCGCCGTCGCGATGGCCGTCGCCAGCGGGGCCGCCTCCCTGGAGGCCGCCGCCGTCGTCTCCACCGCCGACGCCGTCTCCGACGAGGACCGCGCGGCGGTACGGGACCTGGGCGGCCCCGGTACGCCCGTGCTGCTGGCGGGCCCGGACGGCGCGCTGCGCGGCACCGCCCAGGCATGA
- a CDS encoding helix-turn-helix transcriptional regulator has product MSRRARVSPTDAGLPDGGARRRTPGLRREEVAVLAGVGASWYQWLEQGRDITVSPQVLDAVARVLRLDGTERRHLYVLAGLNPPLPESEYGTDYLCDGLHRLIDGWMPYPAHIMDRYWNVVAYNEAATLVLGFRPEMPQNCLVTFFADPVYRARAKTWERIAPLVVAQFRAACSEHPDDEGFAAVIAEAAELSEEFAALWARGDVQAGGQLPKELEHPRVGAMFFESTQLRVPARPDLTIVLHNPMPDTDTAAKLERLTSPEGRRDRMYSVAG; this is encoded by the coding sequence ATGAGCCGCCGCGCCCGGGTCAGCCCCACCGACGCGGGCCTGCCCGACGGCGGGGCCCGGCGCCGCACCCCGGGCCTGCGCCGCGAGGAGGTCGCCGTCCTCGCCGGCGTCGGCGCCTCCTGGTACCAGTGGCTGGAGCAGGGCCGCGACATCACCGTCTCGCCGCAGGTCCTGGACGCCGTCGCCCGCGTCCTGCGGCTGGACGGCACCGAGCGCCGCCACCTGTACGTCCTGGCCGGGCTGAACCCGCCGCTGCCGGAGTCCGAGTACGGCACCGACTACCTGTGCGACGGGCTGCACCGGCTGATCGACGGCTGGATGCCGTACCCGGCACACATCATGGACCGCTACTGGAACGTGGTCGCGTACAACGAGGCGGCGACGCTGGTCCTCGGCTTCCGGCCCGAGATGCCGCAGAACTGCCTGGTCACCTTCTTCGCGGACCCCGTCTACCGGGCGCGTGCCAAGACCTGGGAGCGGATCGCGCCGCTGGTCGTCGCCCAGTTCCGCGCCGCCTGCTCCGAGCACCCGGACGACGAGGGCTTCGCGGCGGTGATCGCCGAAGCCGCCGAGCTGAGCGAGGAGTTCGCCGCGCTGTGGGCGCGCGGGGACGTACAGGCCGGTGGCCAGCTGCCCAAGGAGCTGGAGCACCCCAGGGTCGGCGCGATGTTCTTCGAGAGCACGCAGCTGCGCGTCCCGGCCCGCCCGGACCTGACGATCGTGCTGCACAACCCCATGCCGGACACGGACACGGCGGCCAAGCTGGAGCGGCTCACCTCGCCCGAAGGGCGGCGCGACAGGATGTACTCGGTGGCCGGCTGA
- a CDS encoding MMPL family transporter — protein sequence MKTPSAPSRRATTVPWAFLALWIAVLALALPFAGKLADVQRDKAVDYLPAGADSTQVAKVQEALPGGESTDLVIVYHRDGGLTAADRQAAREQTGRIADTYELAGPAGDGRPRGIPAKDGATLMYPLSLTGLPEEDQRTEAVADIRDAVERHPAGLSVEVGGPGALGSDAKEVFESIDGTLMIATVAVVAVLLIITYRSPFLWLVPLLVVGVAAVTARAVVYALVQGFDLTVTTQSASIMTVLVFGAGTDYALLLVARYREELRRHPRPYDAMRAAVRGCGPAVLASAGTVTAGLLCLLAADLNSSAGLGPVGAVGVVCALAAMTTLLPAVLVLCGRRVFWPLIPAYGSEPRVRRSLFAAMGSSAGRRPGRVLAGGAVLLGALALGVLNLPGDLKDEDTFTKKPESVSAMETLADAYPERGSQPIDVLARTDHADEALRRARTTDGVAAAERGRSGGGWTEITVVAADTPESAAELDTIRRLRTGLDRIDGAEALVGGPSAQKLDLEETNSRDRAVVVPLVLAAVLLILVLLLRSLVAPLMLVAAVVAVWGAALGLGGLVFEPVFGFPGMDSGLPLLAFVFLVALGVDYGIFLMHRMREESLRGADVPQAAVTALRTTGGVIASAGVVLAATFAVLATLPMVMMVELGFVIAVGVLLDTFLVRTYLVTSASLLLRRWVWWPGALFRGAGVRGTGVRAAGNGPGGPAAAEADRGLHVVEDRPVADDPVADHSLADRAGTGTR from the coding sequence ATGAAGACACCCAGCGCGCCCAGCAGACGGGCCACCACCGTGCCCTGGGCGTTCCTCGCCCTGTGGATCGCCGTGCTGGCCCTCGCCCTCCCGTTCGCCGGAAAGCTCGCCGACGTCCAGCGTGACAAGGCCGTCGACTACCTCCCGGCCGGTGCCGACTCCACCCAGGTCGCGAAGGTCCAGGAGGCCCTGCCCGGCGGCGAGTCCACCGACCTGGTCATCGTCTACCACCGCGACGGCGGGCTGACCGCCGCCGACCGGCAGGCCGCCCGCGAGCAGACCGGCCGCATCGCCGACACCTACGAGCTGGCCGGCCCGGCCGGCGACGGCCGTCCGCGCGGCATTCCGGCCAAGGACGGCGCGACGCTGATGTACCCGCTGTCGCTCACCGGGCTGCCCGAGGAGGACCAGCGCACCGAGGCCGTGGCGGACATACGGGACGCCGTGGAGCGCCACCCGGCCGGGCTGAGCGTCGAGGTCGGCGGCCCCGGCGCGCTCGGCAGTGACGCCAAGGAGGTCTTCGAGTCCATCGACGGCACCCTCATGATCGCCACCGTCGCCGTCGTCGCGGTACTGCTCATCATCACCTACCGCAGCCCGTTCCTGTGGCTGGTGCCGCTGCTCGTCGTCGGCGTGGCCGCCGTGACCGCGCGGGCCGTCGTCTACGCCCTCGTCCAGGGCTTCGACCTCACCGTCACCACCCAGAGCGCGTCGATCATGACCGTCCTGGTCTTCGGCGCGGGCACCGACTACGCGCTGCTGCTCGTCGCCCGGTACCGCGAGGAACTCCGCCGCCACCCGCGCCCGTACGACGCGATGCGCGCCGCCGTGCGCGGCTGCGGCCCCGCCGTCCTCGCCTCCGCGGGCACCGTCACCGCCGGACTGTTGTGCCTGCTGGCCGCCGACCTCAACAGCAGCGCCGGACTCGGCCCGGTCGGCGCGGTGGGCGTCGTCTGCGCGCTCGCCGCCATGACGACGCTGCTGCCCGCCGTGCTGGTGCTGTGCGGCCGCCGCGTCTTCTGGCCGCTGATCCCCGCGTACGGCAGCGAACCGCGCGTCCGGCGCAGCCTGTTCGCCGCCATGGGCAGCTCCGCCGGGCGGCGGCCGGGCCGGGTCCTGGCCGGTGGCGCGGTACTCCTGGGCGCCCTCGCCCTCGGCGTCCTCAACCTGCCGGGCGACCTGAAGGACGAGGACACCTTCACCAAGAAGCCCGAGTCCGTGTCCGCGATGGAGACCCTCGCCGACGCCTACCCCGAGCGCGGCAGCCAGCCGATCGACGTCCTCGCCCGCACGGACCACGCCGACGAGGCGCTGCGACGGGCCCGTACGACGGACGGGGTCGCGGCGGCGGAGCGCGGCCGCAGCGGCGGCGGCTGGACCGAGATCACCGTCGTCGCCGCGGACACCCCCGAGTCGGCGGCCGAGCTGGACACGATCCGCAGGCTGCGCACCGGACTCGACCGGATCGACGGGGCGGAGGCCCTGGTCGGCGGCCCCAGCGCGCAGAAACTGGATCTGGAGGAGACCAACTCCCGCGACCGGGCCGTGGTCGTCCCCCTCGTCCTCGCCGCCGTCCTGCTCATCCTCGTCCTGTTGCTGCGCTCCCTGGTCGCCCCGCTGATGCTGGTCGCCGCCGTCGTCGCCGTCTGGGGCGCGGCCCTGGGCCTGGGCGGCCTGGTGTTCGAGCCGGTCTTCGGCTTCCCCGGCATGGACTCCGGACTGCCGCTGCTGGCCTTCGTCTTCCTCGTCGCGCTCGGCGTCGACTACGGCATCTTCCTGATGCACCGGATGCGCGAGGAGTCGCTGCGCGGCGCCGACGTCCCGCAGGCGGCGGTCACCGCGCTGCGCACCACCGGCGGGGTCATCGCCTCGGCGGGCGTGGTGCTGGCCGCGACCTTCGCGGTCCTGGCGACGCTGCCGATGGTGATGATGGTGGAGCTGGGCTTCGTCATCGCGGTGGGCGTGCTGCTGGACACGTTCCTCGTACGGACCTATCTGGTGACGTCGGCGAGCCTGCTGCTGCGGCGGTGGGTGTGGTGGCCGGGCGCGCTGTTCCGAGGGGCGGGTGTGCGCGGTACGGGGGTCCGCGCGGCCGGGAACGGGCCGGGGGGACCGGCGGCGGCCGAGGCCGATCGCGGCCTGCACGTGGTGGAGGATCGTCCGGTGGCGGACGACCCGGTGGCCGACCACTCGCTGGCCGATCGGGCCGGGACCGGGACCCGGTGA
- a CDS encoding M4 family metallopeptidase, with the protein MDATEGHPAPVFCTIVPPHVLDKLARADDPVLHEPARRTLERDSLHRTRRRITTVRGVAPRTGTAAAEGPQRTVYDAQHTESLPGKKVRGEGDDASGDETVNRAYTGLGATFELFLSGYGRHSIDGSGLPLDATVHYGENYNNAFWDGEQMVFGDGDGEIFLDFTIPIDVIGHELTHGVTQHTANLEYFGHSGALNESVSDVFGSLVKQHTLGQTAAEADWLIGAGLLAPRVTGKALRSMKAPGTAYDDDVLGKDPQPGHMDDFVDTSEDNGGVHINSGIPNHAFYLLADALGGHAWERAGQIWYDVLTGGELAANAEFTDFAQLTVAAAAARYGEGDERSAVLAAWREVGVPAE; encoded by the coding sequence ATGGATGCCACCGAAGGACACCCCGCGCCGGTCTTCTGCACGATCGTCCCGCCGCACGTGCTGGACAAGCTGGCGCGCGCCGACGACCCCGTACTGCACGAGCCGGCCCGCCGCACCCTGGAGCGGGACTCCCTGCACCGCACTCGCCGCCGCATCACCACGGTCCGCGGCGTCGCGCCCCGCACCGGGACCGCGGCCGCCGAAGGCCCGCAGCGCACCGTCTACGACGCCCAGCACACCGAGAGCCTGCCCGGGAAGAAGGTGCGCGGCGAGGGCGACGACGCCTCCGGCGACGAGACCGTCAACCGCGCGTACACCGGGCTCGGCGCCACGTTCGAGCTGTTCCTGTCCGGCTACGGCCGCCACTCCATCGACGGCTCCGGGCTGCCGCTGGACGCCACCGTCCACTACGGCGAGAACTACAACAACGCCTTCTGGGACGGCGAGCAGATGGTGTTCGGCGACGGGGACGGCGAGATCTTCCTCGACTTCACCATCCCGATCGACGTCATCGGCCACGAGCTGACCCACGGCGTCACCCAGCACACCGCCAACCTGGAGTACTTCGGCCATTCCGGCGCGCTCAACGAGTCGGTCTCCGACGTCTTCGGCTCGCTGGTCAAGCAGCACACGCTCGGCCAGACCGCCGCCGAGGCCGACTGGCTGATCGGGGCCGGGCTGCTCGCCCCGCGCGTCACCGGCAAGGCCCTGCGGTCGATGAAGGCCCCGGGCACGGCGTACGACGACGACGTCCTGGGCAAGGACCCGCAGCCCGGCCACATGGACGACTTCGTGGACACGAGCGAGGACAACGGCGGGGTGCACATCAACTCCGGCATCCCCAACCACGCCTTCTACCTGCTCGCCGACGCCCTCGGCGGCCACGCGTGGGAGCGCGCGGGACAGATCTGGTACGACGTGCTGACCGGCGGCGAGCTGGCGGCGAACGCCGAGTTCACCGACTTCGCCCAGCTCACGGTGGCCGCCGCCGCGGCCCGGTACGGAGAGGGCGACGAGCGGAGCGCGGTGCTCGCGGCGTGGCGCGAGGTGGGCGTTCCGGCCGAATAG
- a CDS encoding MmcQ/YjbR family DNA-binding protein — MTPKELKAFCLAQNGAVEDFPFPGAPELSTFKVGGKIFAFCALDEKPLRVALKCDPDEAIRLRAAHAAIAPGYHLNKRHWNTVTVDGTLPDRMVRELIEDSYDLVVAGLPKAERLRLDRA, encoded by the coding sequence ATGACACCGAAGGAACTGAAGGCCTTCTGCCTCGCCCAGAACGGCGCCGTCGAGGACTTCCCGTTCCCGGGCGCCCCCGAGCTGTCGACCTTCAAGGTCGGCGGCAAGATCTTCGCCTTCTGCGCGCTGGACGAGAAACCCCTGCGGGTGGCCCTGAAGTGCGACCCGGACGAGGCGATCCGGCTGCGCGCGGCGCACGCGGCGATCGCCCCCGGCTACCACCTCAACAAGCGGCACTGGAACACGGTGACGGTGGACGGCACCCTGCCGGACCGGATGGTGCGCGAGCTGATCGAGGACTCGTACGACCTGGTGGTGGCGGGCCTGCCGAAGGCGGAACGGCTGCGCCTGGACCGCGCGTAG
- a CDS encoding MFS transporter yields the protein MAIDSPAVPDTGSATALSPSSPSDSPAPVRMSARAKLILMVLCAAQFIVALDFSILNVALPALGADLGMGQADLQWAVTAFALPSGGFLLLFGRIGDLYGRRRLFLAGLALFAASSVLATLAWSPAAFLAGRALQGLGAAVIVPTGMSLLTTTFAEGPERERALGISGTLMSLGFTVGMVLGGGMTDTLGWRSTMGLLAVAAVLVLAVAPGLLPESRTPDRPRLDLPGAVTVTGGLLAVIYALSTAGERGFGGADVLVTLVLGVALLVAFVIVESRTEQPLVSLPMLRRRTVAWGNAGGLVTFSMMSTVIFVLTLYLQEVLELSSFETGLVFGVQGLASAVAGSYAPKVIARFGAHRTLVGGLLGQGVFGAALLGAGTAGWSVWLATAALSLASVFHLGAIIAYGVTATSGVPDGEQGLATGLVTSTQQVGLTIGIPLLGVLATTGDDLMSGVHLVLGLDAAIVVAAALLIGAGLRRRSDSA from the coding sequence ATGGCGATCGATTCCCCTGCTGTTCCCGACACGGGCTCCGCGACGGCCCTTTCCCCCTCCTCCCCCTCCGACTCCCCCGCTCCCGTGCGGATGTCCGCGCGGGCCAAGCTGATCCTGATGGTGCTGTGCGCCGCGCAGTTCATCGTCGCGCTGGACTTCTCGATCCTGAACGTGGCGCTGCCCGCGCTGGGCGCCGACCTGGGCATGGGGCAGGCCGATCTCCAATGGGCGGTCACCGCGTTCGCGCTTCCGTCCGGCGGCTTCCTGCTGCTGTTCGGCCGGATCGGCGACCTGTACGGGCGCCGCAGGCTGTTCCTCGCCGGGCTGGCGCTCTTCGCGGCGTCCTCGGTGCTGGCCACGCTCGCCTGGAGCCCGGCGGCCTTCCTGGCCGGGCGGGCGCTCCAGGGGCTGGGCGCGGCCGTGATCGTACCGACCGGCATGTCGCTGCTGACCACGACGTTCGCCGAAGGCCCGGAGCGCGAGCGGGCGCTGGGCATCAGCGGCACGCTGATGTCGCTGGGCTTCACCGTCGGCATGGTGCTGGGCGGCGGGATGACCGACACGCTCGGCTGGCGCTCCACGATGGGGCTGCTGGCGGTGGCCGCGGTACTCGTCCTGGCGGTGGCGCCCGGTCTGCTGCCGGAGTCCCGGACCCCGGACCGGCCGCGGCTGGACCTGCCCGGCGCGGTCACCGTCACCGGTGGTCTGCTCGCCGTCATCTACGCCCTGTCGACGGCGGGCGAGCGCGGCTTCGGCGGCGCCGACGTGCTGGTGACGCTGGTGCTGGGCGTCGCGCTGCTGGTCGCGTTCGTGATCGTGGAGTCCCGTACGGAGCAGCCGCTGGTCTCGCTGCCGATGCTGCGGCGGCGCACGGTGGCGTGGGGCAACGCCGGCGGCCTGGTGACCTTCTCGATGATGTCCACGGTGATCTTCGTGCTGACGCTGTACCTCCAGGAGGTGCTGGAGCTGTCGTCGTTCGAGACCGGTCTGGTCTTCGGTGTGCAGGGCCTGGCCTCGGCCGTGGCGGGTTCGTACGCGCCGAAGGTGATCGCCCGCTTCGGCGCCCACCGCACCCTGGTCGGCGGGCTGCTGGGCCAGGGGGTGTTCGGGGCGGCGCTGCTGGGCGCGGGCACCGCGGGCTGGTCGGTGTGGCTGGCGACGGCCGCGCTGTCGCTGGCGAGCGTGTTCCACCTGGGGGCGATCATCGCCTACGGGGTGACGGCCACCTCCGGGGTCCCGGACGGGGAACAGGGGCTGGCGACGGGGCTGGTCACCAGCACGCAGCAGGTGGGCCTCACGATCGGCATCCCGCTGCTGGGCGTGCTGGCGACGACGGGGGACGACCTGATGTCGGGTGTGCATCTGGTGCTGGGGCTGGACGCGGCGATCGTGGTGGCAGCCGCGCTGCTGATCGGCGCGGGCCTGCGCCGCCGCTCCGACTCCGCGTGA